The following are encoded together in the Pedobacter steynii genome:
- a CDS encoding AsmA family protein — MKKVLKITGITLASVLLLLFITPYLLPDTISREVKKWLNGNIKGEVKFDSSNLSFFKHFPSLTFSLHNLSLKGAAPFQQDTLLFTKELSFRVDLSTVFSDQVKIDQIFIDQADIHIEVDEKGNANYNVYQSKTDTTKKTDSSATGLKIEGIFIKKSNLIYNDRSVPMMISAKGLNYSGQGDLSKAIFDLKSQAEIDTLDLYYDGAPYLLNKKVNAKLLTKINTNSLDLMFDENDLKINSLPIHFVGRFSFLKDGYDINFRTKAKETDLHNIFSAMPPALASRMEQTDIKGYAEIDASLIGKYLAKSKTMPTLSFNMKIRDGQISNPKAPEPIRNLYLNLQTKLPSLNMDSLFINMDSLYFNMGKDHVSSVVKLKGLKEPEIYIKTRASIDMGKWAKVFGLDQIRGHYALDLDADGKYTRKVVRSGIRQIDTVIATIPKFSLTSSVSNGYFKYASLPAAIDKINFSMNGSNPDGNYKNTKLEISDINIQALSNYIRGFAKLKTAENNPIDVRLKSMINFAEIKNFYPLKDLELSGELHLDVQSKGGYNKLKKLFPVTTASIKLANGRIKTAHFDQPLEQIVVDGTLVNRDGSLRGTQLNIKPISFQMAGQPFMLKADLRNFDNMSYDVSSKGTVDIGKMYQLFAIKGYNVKGSVFTDVSFKGLQSDAMNGRYQKLNNKGRVEVKALTLESDLFPKSFFIKNGLFSFAQDKMKFERFHASYGKSDFTMSGHLGNIINYVLSEKAMLTGNFNLQTKQLFADEFMVYNEAPAQPGKATSGAGVIIIPNNLNVSVTADAGSVYYNGLKIKDAKGTLALNNGTMTLSQSSFNLIDAPVSMEATYKSLTPTSASFDYHISAKEFDVSKAYKEIKLFRELATSASKIKGIIGLDYQLSGKLNKDMFPVFPSLKGGGTLSVKKISMMGFKFMNAVSKATRRDSLSNPDLSEVNIKSTIKNNIITIERFKMRVAGFRPRFEGQVSFDGRLNISGRLGLPPFGLIGIPLSITGTQDSPKVALKRNKEGKLEETEDDDK; from the coding sequence CCGGAATAACGCTTGCATCGGTGTTACTGCTCTTATTTATTACCCCTTATTTATTGCCCGATACCATTTCCAGGGAGGTAAAAAAATGGCTCAACGGAAATATCAAAGGAGAAGTGAAGTTCGACAGCAGTAACCTATCCTTCTTTAAGCATTTTCCTTCCCTTACTTTTAGCCTTCATAACCTATCTTTAAAAGGTGCTGCGCCCTTCCAGCAGGATACCTTGCTATTCACCAAAGAATTATCCTTCAGGGTAGACCTGAGTACTGTTTTCTCAGATCAGGTAAAAATAGATCAGATTTTTATTGATCAGGCTGACATCCATATCGAAGTAGATGAAAAAGGGAATGCCAATTATAACGTATATCAAAGTAAAACGGATACCACAAAGAAAACAGACAGCAGCGCCACAGGCCTGAAAATTGAAGGCATCTTTATCAAGAAAAGTAACCTCATTTATAATGACCGTTCTGTTCCGATGATGATCAGTGCCAAAGGGTTAAATTATTCCGGACAGGGAGATTTAAGTAAGGCCATATTTGACCTGAAAAGCCAGGCAGAGATCGATACCCTTGACCTTTACTACGATGGGGCTCCTTACCTGCTGAATAAAAAGGTAAATGCCAAACTCCTGACCAAAATCAATACCAATTCCCTGGATCTGATGTTTGATGAAAATGACCTGAAAATCAATTCCCTCCCAATCCATTTTGTGGGCCGCTTCTCCTTTCTGAAGGATGGGTATGACATCAATTTTAGAACTAAAGCCAAAGAGACGGACCTTCATAATATTTTTTCTGCCATGCCCCCTGCCCTGGCAAGCCGCATGGAACAAACCGATATTAAAGGTTATGCCGAAATTGATGCTTCCCTGATCGGAAAATATCTGGCAAAAAGCAAAACCATGCCTACCCTTTCTTTTAATATGAAAATCCGTGACGGACAAATTTCCAATCCTAAAGCACCGGAGCCCATCCGTAATTTATACCTGAACCTGCAAACGAAATTACCCAGTCTGAATATGGACAGTCTATTCATCAATATGGACAGCCTGTATTTCAATATGGGGAAAGATCATGTCAGTTCGGTAGTCAAACTAAAGGGATTAAAAGAACCCGAAATTTACATCAAAACAAGGGCATCTATAGATATGGGCAAATGGGCTAAAGTATTTGGGCTGGACCAGATCAGAGGCCATTATGCCCTTGACCTGGATGCAGACGGCAAATACACCAGAAAGGTAGTCCGCAGTGGAATCAGACAAATTGATACCGTGATTGCCACCATTCCGAAATTCAGTTTAACCTCTTCGGTAAGTAACGGTTATTTCAAATATGCTTCCCTTCCGGCAGCGATCGACAAGATCAATTTCAGCATGAACGGCAGTAATCCGGATGGCAATTACAAAAACACCAAACTCGAGATCAGCGACATTAATATCCAGGCATTGAGCAATTATATCAGGGGCTTTGCCAAATTAAAAACGGCAGAAAACAACCCGATAGACGTTCGGTTAAAATCCATGATCAACTTTGCGGAGATCAAAAATTTCTATCCCCTCAAAGACCTGGAACTTAGTGGTGAGCTACACCTGGATGTGCAGAGCAAGGGTGGTTATAATAAACTTAAAAAACTATTCCCGGTAACTACTGCCAGTATCAAACTTGCAAACGGACGCATTAAAACGGCCCATTTTGATCAGCCTCTGGAACAAATCGTTGTGGACGGAACCCTGGTCAATAGAGACGGAAGCTTAAGAGGTACACAGCTGAACATCAAGCCGATCTCATTTCAAATGGCAGGTCAGCCTTTTATGCTGAAAGCAGACCTTCGGAATTTTGATAATATGTCTTATGACGTCAGCTCCAAAGGAACGGTTGACATCGGAAAAATGTACCAGTTATTTGCCATCAAAGGCTACAATGTCAAAGGTTCCGTGTTTACTGATGTCTCCTTTAAAGGATTACAGAGTGATGCCATGAATGGCCGGTATCAAAAGCTGAACAACAAAGGACGAGTGGAGGTTAAAGCGCTGACACTTGAATCAGACCTTTTTCCAAAATCTTTCTTTATCAAAAACGGATTGTTCTCTTTTGCACAGGATAAGATGAAATTTGAACGTTTCCATGCCAGTTACGGAAAGTCCGACTTTACCATGAGCGGCCATCTGGGCAATATCATCAATTATGTATTGTCGGAAAAGGCCATGCTTACCGGTAACTTTAACCTGCAGACCAAACAGCTTTTTGCAGACGAGTTTATGGTGTATAATGAAGCCCCTGCGCAACCTGGAAAAGCAACATCCGGAGCCGGAGTCATCATTATTCCAAACAACCTGAATGTTTCTGTAACCGCTGATGCCGGTTCAGTATATTATAACGGACTGAAAATTAAAGATGCAAAGGGAACATTAGCCCTGAATAACGGAACCATGACCCTGAGCCAGAGTAGTTTTAACCTGATTGATGCCCCGGTAAGCATGGAGGCAACCTATAAAAGTTTGACTCCTACTTCTGCAAGTTTCGACTACCACATCTCTGCTAAGGAGTTCGATGTTTCCAAAGCATATAAAGAAATTAAACTCTTCCGCGAACTGGCTACTTCGGCATCCAAAATAAAAGGGATTATCGGACTGGATTATCAGCTTTCCGGAAAACTGAATAAAGATATGTTTCCTGTTTTCCCTTCTCTGAAAGGCGGAGGAACACTCTCCGTTAAAAAGATCAGTATGATGGGTTTCAAATTCATGAATGCAGTGAGTAAAGCCACCCGCCGGGATAGCTTAAGCAATCCTGATCTGTCTGAAGTAAACATCAAAAGCACCATCAAAAATAACATCATCACCATCGAAAGGTTCAAAATGCGTGTAGCCGGATTCAGGCCTCGTTTTGAAGGACAGGTGAGCTTTGACGGACGTTTAAATATCAGTGGCAGACTTGGCCTGCCTCCCTTTGGTCTGATCGGAATCCCTTTGAGCATCACGGGAACGCAGGATAGTCCAAAAGTTGCCCTGAAAAGAAATAAAGAAGGCAAACTGGAAGAAACGGAAGATGACGATAAATGA
- a CDS encoding sterol desaturase family protein, translated as MTINDGLAYLLELPAIYLWPVFLLENILITLMVLWSGKIIRQYFSPAAMPAYHYTSRDWLICGITNVLNTVITYLGYWLWKQGFIIIGTEFSLFILSDLLILFLAMDLLMYLFHYVIHKTWLYQAIHGLHHEAVNPKPIDLFVLHPLETLGFGSLWLLLLLASSFNIYAIMIYLMVNILFGMIGHLGIEPLSAQLRSKPLLKYLGSSSFHHDHHQDITRNFGFYTSIWDRLFGTYKS; from the coding sequence ATGACGATAAATGATGGATTAGCTTATTTACTGGAATTACCGGCCATTTATTTATGGCCGGTATTTTTATTGGAAAACATTCTGATTACCCTGATGGTCTTATGGTCGGGAAAAATCATCCGTCAATATTTTTCTCCCGCGGCAATGCCGGCATACCATTATACTTCCAGGGACTGGCTGATCTGCGGAATAACCAATGTACTGAATACGGTAATTACTTATCTGGGTTATTGGTTATGGAAACAGGGTTTCATTATCATCGGTACGGAGTTTTCGCTATTCATTTTAAGTGATTTGCTGATCCTGTTTCTGGCAATGGACCTGCTGATGTACCTCTTCCATTATGTCATTCATAAAACCTGGTTATATCAGGCGATACACGGACTCCATCATGAAGCAGTAAACCCTAAACCCATAGACTTGTTCGTATTGCATCCGCTGGAAACCCTTGGTTTTGGTTCGCTTTGGCTCTTATTATTGCTGGCATCTTCTTTTAATATTTATGCCATTATGATCTACCTGATGGTCAATATATTGTTCGGAATGATTGGACATCTTGGGATAGAACCTTTAAGTGCTCAGCTACGCAGTAAACCGCTGTTAAAATATCTGGGAAGCTCCAGCTTTCACCATGATCACCACCAGGACATTACCCGTAACTTCGGTTTTTACACCAGCATCTGGGACCGCTTATTTGGAACCTATAAAAGTTGA
- a CDS encoding endo-beta-N-acetylglucosaminidase family protein: MKNFKICLLGLALLGFGTACKKNPPTTGTDVTTGTLIDYKNSPHQLSVGYYRTWRDSVTESGNATSMRRLPDSLDMVMVFPDYTPPENAYWNVLKTNYVPYLHTKGTKVIITIGDLNSATTTGGQDSTGYAAWAKTIYDKWVTEYNLDGIDIDVESNPTGTTLTKKVAAVKALSKYFGPRSGTGKKFIYDTNQNPTTFFTSIYKLIDYTFLQAYGRSTSNLTSTFNLYAAYITPDKFLPGFSFYEENGASWGDVQYPDATLQSRCYQYARWQPTQGTKGGVFSYAIDRDVPYITNSIIAADYAVTKKLIKIMNP; this comes from the coding sequence ATGAAAAACTTTAAAATTTGCTTACTTGGCCTGGCCTTGCTGGGCTTCGGAACAGCCTGTAAGAAGAACCCGCCAACCACTGGTACAGATGTAACCACCGGAACTTTAATTGATTACAAAAACAGTCCTCACCAGCTGAGCGTGGGCTATTACCGCACCTGGCGCGACAGTGTAACCGAGAGTGGAAATGCAACGAGTATGCGCCGTCTGCCGGACAGCCTGGATATGGTGATGGTATTCCCGGATTATACCCCTCCTGAAAATGCTTACTGGAATGTGCTGAAAACCAATTATGTCCCTTATTTACATACCAAAGGAACGAAAGTAATCATCACTATTGGTGATTTGAACAGCGCGACCACTACCGGCGGACAGGACTCTACCGGTTATGCAGCCTGGGCAAAAACCATATATGATAAATGGGTAACAGAGTATAACCTGGACGGAATTGATATTGATGTGGAAAGCAATCCAACAGGAACTACGTTAACAAAAAAAGTGGCTGCAGTGAAAGCCTTGTCTAAGTATTTCGGGCCAAGATCGGGTACCGGTAAAAAGTTCATTTACGACACGAACCAGAACCCTACCACCTTCTTTACTTCCATTTATAAGCTAATCGATTATACGTTTTTGCAGGCTTACGGCAGAAGCACCAGTAATTTAACGAGCACCTTCAATCTGTATGCGGCTTACATTACCCCTGATAAATTCTTACCTGGTTTTTCTTTCTATGAAGAGAATGGGGCAAGCTGGGGAGATGTACAGTATCCTGATGCGACCCTGCAAAGCAGGTGTTATCAGTATGCGCGCTGGCAACCTACACAGGGAACCAAAGGAGGCGTGTTTTCTTATGCTATAGATCGGGATGTCCCTTATATCACGAACAGTATTATCGCTGCGGATTATGCGGTAACCAAAAAACTGATCAAAATCATGAATCCATAA
- a CDS encoding endo-beta-N-acetylglucosaminidase H, translating to MMNKKNMLNSLVAVVTAGLLFSACTKDGPVDGTDVTAPSTATAKTGPISVCYVEVNNNNILNVGNYTLKNGGQQLFDIAIIFAANINYNTTTKKAVLFNNDKVTKVLSNKATYIKPLQDKGIKVLLSILGNHQGAGFCNFTSRASAKEFAQQLSNAVTTYNLDGIDFDDEYAEYGVNGTTQPNDSSFVMLVQELRKLMPTKLITFYYYGPAASRVQWNGQRVGDNVNYSWNANYGSFSAPNVPPMGKAVLGPAAVWINHTSASTAKSLAQSTKNQGYGVYLAYDLPGTNMATYLSSFSTVLYGDSVKLSSPLQSWP from the coding sequence ATGATGAACAAAAAAAACATGTTAAACAGCCTGGTGGCTGTAGTAACAGCAGGACTGCTTTTCTCAGCCTGTACAAAAGACGGACCTGTGGATGGAACGGACGTAACGGCCCCATCCACAGCTACGGCTAAAACCGGGCCTATCAGTGTCTGCTATGTGGAAGTGAACAACAACAATATCCTGAATGTTGGGAATTACACCCTGAAAAATGGCGGACAACAACTTTTCGATATTGCCATTATTTTTGCTGCGAATATCAATTACAATACGACAACCAAAAAAGCGGTGTTGTTTAATAATGATAAAGTAACCAAGGTACTGAGTAATAAAGCGACGTATATCAAGCCGCTACAAGACAAAGGAATCAAAGTTTTACTCTCTATTCTTGGAAACCATCAGGGAGCAGGCTTCTGTAATTTTACCAGTCGCGCTTCAGCAAAAGAATTTGCCCAGCAACTGAGCAATGCAGTGACTACCTATAATCTGGATGGAATCGACTTTGACGATGAATATGCAGAGTATGGTGTAAACGGAACAACTCAGCCAAACGACAGCTCATTCGTGATGCTGGTACAGGAACTCAGAAAACTAATGCCAACCAAACTGATTACTTTTTACTATTACGGACCTGCGGCTTCAAGGGTACAGTGGAACGGACAAAGGGTAGGAGATAACGTGAACTATAGCTGGAATGCCAATTACGGTAGTTTTTCAGCTCCGAATGTTCCACCAATGGGTAAAGCAGTATTAGGTCCGGCCGCAGTATGGATCAATCATACCAGCGCCAGTACGGCCAAATCATTGGCACAATCCACCAAAAACCAGGGTTATGGGGTTTACCTGGCTTATGACCTTCCGGGAACAAATATGGCTACTTATCTTTCTTCATTTTCAACGGTATTGTATGGAGATAGTGTGAAATTAAGCTCACCGCTGCAAAGCTGGCCTTAA
- a CDS encoding GH92 family glycosyl hydrolase, with protein sequence MKLKHFLLLGIIFSVDPVFAQKPLTSYVDPYIGSAAHGHVFVGANVPFGAVQLGPTNVFEGWDWCSGYNYASNTIIGFAHTHLSGTGIGDLNDILVMPATGPSQLNYVSTFSHDKEVVKAGYYSVILDKYKIKAELTSSERVGFHRYTFEKGSKNPHVMLDLNAGVGWDSPVETYVKQINPTTLVGYRHSAGWASDQRLYFAVRLSQPLSSLSLSDSTSLSTNRKELKGKRVKAVLNFKAINQAILKLKVGLSPVSYENALANITVEIPDWDFEQARLKANNKWEKELSKLKINADEDVKKTFYTAMYHTMFAPSIFNDANGDYRGTDKKVYPKADFNNYTTFSLWDTYRAYHPLFTFLHQDKVSDVVNTFLAIYKQQGKLPVWHLMGSETNTMIGYHAVPIIVDAYLKGFKGFDANLAYEAIRHSAMQNVEGIQYAQKLQYIPSEKVIESVAKGLEYAIDDWCIAQMAKAMNKEADYKYFSQRAQLYREYFDQQSQFMRGKMENGSWRTPFNPVASKHREDDYTEGNAWQYTWLVPQDPEGLIQLFGGDAPFTRKLDTLFSMSSAMEAGSSPDITGLVGQYAQGNEPNHHIPYLYAYAGQAWKTADLVRHITDSLYTNKPDGLCGNEDLGQMSSWYVFSAMGFYPLNPANGTYVFGSPLINDAVISLPGNKKFRIKAEGNSKENKYIQKVVLNGKPYLKSYLRHKDLVAGGELILFMGAKPSATWGVNPADRPRSVAIE encoded by the coding sequence ATGAAGCTTAAACACTTTTTACTTCTTGGCATTATCTTTTCCGTAGATCCTGTCTTTGCTCAAAAACCATTGACGAGCTATGTGGACCCCTACATCGGTTCAGCGGCTCATGGCCACGTATTTGTAGGTGCCAATGTTCCATTTGGAGCCGTACAGTTAGGCCCAACCAATGTTTTTGAAGGCTGGGACTGGTGCAGTGGTTATAATTATGCCAGCAATACGATTATAGGCTTTGCCCATACCCATTTAAGCGGAACGGGTATCGGCGACCTGAACGATATTTTAGTGATGCCTGCAACAGGTCCTTCACAACTCAATTATGTATCCACTTTTTCTCATGATAAAGAAGTGGTAAAAGCAGGGTATTATAGTGTGATCCTGGATAAGTATAAAATTAAAGCAGAGCTGACCAGTTCAGAAAGGGTCGGCTTTCACCGTTATACTTTTGAAAAAGGATCAAAAAATCCACATGTGATGCTGGATCTGAATGCGGGGGTAGGATGGGACAGTCCGGTGGAAACCTATGTGAAGCAAATCAATCCCACAACTTTAGTCGGCTATCGTCATTCTGCGGGATGGGCCAGCGATCAGCGCCTGTATTTTGCCGTCCGGCTTTCGCAGCCCCTGAGCAGTCTTTCCTTATCGGATAGCACCAGCTTAAGCACAAACAGAAAAGAATTAAAAGGTAAAAGAGTTAAAGCCGTTCTGAACTTTAAAGCCATTAACCAGGCCATTTTAAAATTGAAAGTAGGACTTTCTCCGGTGAGTTATGAAAATGCACTGGCCAATATCACAGTGGAAATTCCGGATTGGGATTTCGAACAGGCCAGATTGAAGGCCAATAATAAATGGGAAAAGGAATTGTCCAAACTGAAAATCAATGCAGATGAAGACGTAAAAAAGACATTTTATACCGCCATGTACCATACCATGTTCGCACCATCTATATTTAATGATGCCAACGGCGATTACAGGGGTACAGATAAAAAAGTATACCCTAAGGCAGATTTCAACAACTATACCACTTTCTCTTTATGGGATACCTACAGGGCTTATCATCCGCTGTTTACTTTCCTTCATCAGGATAAAGTATCCGATGTGGTGAATACGTTCCTGGCGATTTACAAACAGCAGGGAAAATTGCCGGTATGGCACCTGATGGGCAGTGAAACGAATACGATGATTGGCTACCATGCGGTTCCGATTATAGTGGATGCTTACCTGAAAGGATTCAAAGGATTTGATGCCAATCTTGCTTATGAGGCCATCAGACATTCTGCGATGCAAAATGTAGAAGGGATTCAATATGCACAAAAACTACAATATATCCCTTCTGAAAAGGTGATCGAATCTGTGGCAAAAGGACTGGAGTATGCTATTGACGACTGGTGTATTGCACAAATGGCAAAAGCCATGAATAAAGAAGCAGACTATAAATACTTTAGCCAGAGGGCTCAGTTATACCGCGAATATTTTGACCAGCAAAGTCAGTTTATGCGTGGTAAAATGGAGAACGGAAGCTGGAGGACCCCATTTAATCCGGTTGCTTCGAAACACCGAGAAGACGATTATACCGAAGGAAATGCCTGGCAGTATACCTGGCTGGTTCCTCAGGATCCCGAGGGACTGATCCAGCTGTTTGGTGGTGATGCCCCTTTTACCAGAAAGCTGGATACGCTGTTTAGCATGAGCTCAGCTATGGAAGCTGGCAGCTCACCGGACATTACCGGTTTAGTGGGCCAGTATGCACAGGGAAATGAACCGAACCACCATATCCCTTATTTGTATGCCTATGCTGGTCAGGCATGGAAAACGGCAGATCTGGTACGCCATATTACCGATTCCTTATACACGAACAAACCAGACGGCTTATGTGGTAATGAAGACCTTGGCCAGATGTCGTCCTGGTATGTTTTTTCAGCAATGGGCTTTTACCCTTTAAATCCTGCAAACGGAACGTATGTCTTCGGTTCTCCTTTAATTAATGACGCGGTGATCTCCCTTCCGGGAAATAAGAAATTCCGTATTAAAGCAGAAGGAAACAGCAAAGAGAATAAATACATCCAGAAAGTGGTATTAAATGGTAAACCCTATTTAAAATCTTATTTACGCCATAAAGACCTGGTAGCAGGTGGAGAGCTGATCCTCTTTATGGGCGCTAAACCTTCAGCAACCTGGGGAGTAAACCCGGCAGACCGGCCCCGTTCGGTAGCCATCGAATGA
- a CDS encoding RagB/SusD family nutrient uptake outer membrane protein, whose product MRTLIKNTRLSAAIFAAAFVMVQSSCTKDFDKYNSNPNGLTEEDLLKDNISSGIFIPEMQVNIMYCKTNEDYIYQLQQNLNADIFSGYFAPPGDFGGPNNSTYALKNGWNLWPFKVGYNGVMNGWREVSKRAVTNPQFIAVANILKVEGMHRVSDIYGPIPYSKFGAGALATPYDDQETVYNTFFKDLDDAIKSLTEFVTKNPSDNSLNRFDLVYDGNYIQWIKFANSLKLRLAIRIAYANPSLAKTKAEEAVNNSYGLLALNGDNALVKSGKGVPTRNGLWVDDLSYNDTRMNASAESILKGFKDPRLSKYFMTSKVIPGDYKGVRSGISFSGKPDAYLNSSSSTLKENTPVQYMCAAEVAFLRAEGALRGWSMGGSAQSFYEQGVKISFEQYTLGSSDASTYLNNNTNTQAPYTDPINAANNVTANSPLLSKTTVKWDESASMEQKLERIITQKWIAIFPDGQEAWSEFRRTGYPKIFPVVNNQSGGTINTEKQIRRLPFSEDEYKNNQAEVTKAVSLLGGADNGGTKLWWDKKPN is encoded by the coding sequence ATGAGAACCTTAATAAAAAACACCAGACTTAGCGCGGCCATTTTTGCTGCAGCGTTTGTTATGGTACAGAGTTCATGCACAAAAGATTTTGACAAATACAATAGTAACCCAAATGGATTAACAGAAGAAGATCTGTTAAAAGACAACATTTCATCGGGTATCTTTATTCCTGAGATGCAGGTAAACATCATGTACTGCAAAACAAATGAGGATTACATTTATCAACTCCAGCAAAATCTAAATGCCGATATTTTTTCAGGATATTTTGCACCTCCGGGTGATTTCGGCGGGCCAAATAATTCCACTTATGCCTTAAAGAACGGCTGGAACTTATGGCCTTTTAAAGTGGGGTACAATGGGGTAATGAATGGATGGAGAGAGGTGTCGAAACGTGCGGTAACCAATCCCCAGTTCATTGCTGTAGCCAATATCCTCAAGGTAGAAGGCATGCACCGGGTGTCTGATATTTACGGACCAATTCCTTATTCTAAATTTGGGGCCGGGGCACTTGCCACGCCTTACGATGATCAGGAAACCGTTTATAACACTTTCTTTAAAGATCTGGACGATGCGATAAAATCGCTGACTGAGTTCGTGACTAAAAACCCATCTGATAATTCATTGAACCGTTTCGACCTGGTTTATGATGGGAACTATATTCAATGGATCAAATTTGCAAACTCATTAAAGCTCAGACTGGCCATTCGTATTGCCTATGCAAATCCTTCGCTGGCAAAGACCAAAGCAGAAGAAGCGGTAAATAATTCTTATGGATTACTTGCCTTAAATGGCGACAATGCGCTTGTAAAATCAGGTAAAGGGGTACCTACGAGGAATGGATTATGGGTAGATGATTTAAGTTATAACGATACCAGAATGAATGCTTCGGCAGAATCCATTCTGAAAGGATTTAAAGATCCGCGTTTATCTAAATACTTTATGACTTCAAAAGTGATTCCTGGTGATTATAAGGGCGTTCGCAGTGGGATTTCTTTTAGTGGTAAACCGGATGCGTACCTGAATTCTTCTTCTTCCACATTGAAGGAAAATACGCCGGTACAATACATGTGCGCAGCGGAAGTTGCCTTTCTGCGTGCAGAAGGAGCATTAAGAGGCTGGAGCATGGGGGGATCTGCCCAATCCTTTTATGAGCAGGGGGTGAAAATCTCTTTTGAGCAATACACCCTTGGAAGTTCTGATGCCAGCACTTATCTGAACAATAATACGAATACCCAGGCACCTTATACCGACCCGATCAATGCGGCGAATAATGTAACTGCAAATTCTCCATTGTTAAGTAAAACAACGGTTAAATGGGATGAGTCTGCTTCCATGGAACAAAAACTGGAACGCATCATTACCCAGAAATGGATTGCTATTTTTCCGGACGGACAGGAAGCATGGTCTGAATTCAGACGTACCGGTTATCCTAAAATTTTCCCTGTTGTGAATAACCAAAGCGGGGGAACGATCAATACAGAAAAACAAATCAGAAGATTGCCATTCTCTGAGGATGAATATAAAAACAATCAGGCAGAAGTAACCAAGGCAGTAAGCCTGCTTGGTGGTGCAGATAATGGGGGAACTAAACTTTGGTGGGATAAAAAACCTAATTAA